In Symmachiella dynata, the following are encoded in one genomic region:
- a CDS encoding FAD-dependent monooxygenase has product MNKTSANSPVLVVGGRTTGLMMAAELARHDVAVRIIDKSPGIDPHCRATVLHSRSLEILHSLGIVDDIVACAQPLHGVSLYVNGEARGRFDELPVDSPFPLSLGLPQATTETILEKHLNSLGVFVERSTQLTSLEQSADTVRASLLHDDGREEIVETPWVIGCDGAHSTVRHLTEETFPGEADPYPYLLADVVIDGALEPGDAYFFLHNDGELFLFILNEGRRFVVANVAKETDITKAPTLEQVQELVTHRSGHDFHLSDPRWLAHFHINYRLAPHYRHGRTFLAGDAAHVHSLLGGLGMNTGIQDAHNLAWKLALVMRGDAPAAWLDTYEIERRQVAEDVIATTKLATQNAELFAELSSTDREKLVAHMFVPEGEKMRVRNHEEQIDLDYRSSPLCIEPEEGFAHGPHPGARAVDSPIFLDGQPCQFYDLLRSPKHCLFLYAPASSQGSVLSELTTVAEAVARDHGHWIAVHIVDDWNGETTVPSNVTRIEDPQQTLRQRYGIESTGMYLIRPDGYVAYRSWRLDSIDEYLAHVV; this is encoded by the coding sequence ATGAATAAGACGTCGGCCAATTCACCGGTGCTGGTGGTCGGGGGTCGTACGACGGGATTGATGATGGCGGCCGAATTGGCGCGGCATGATGTGGCGGTGCGAATCATCGACAAATCACCCGGCATCGATCCACATTGTCGCGCAACAGTGCTTCATTCGCGTTCTTTAGAAATCTTGCATAGCCTGGGAATCGTGGACGATATCGTCGCCTGCGCACAACCGTTGCACGGAGTCTCCCTGTACGTAAATGGCGAGGCTCGAGGACGGTTCGACGAACTGCCGGTCGACTCCCCCTTTCCGCTGAGTCTCGGTCTCCCACAAGCCACAACCGAGACCATCCTCGAAAAACACCTCAACAGCCTTGGCGTCTTCGTTGAGCGTAGTACGCAACTCACGTCGCTCGAACAGTCTGCCGACACGGTTCGTGCGAGTTTGTTGCATGACGACGGCCGGGAAGAGATCGTCGAGACGCCGTGGGTGATCGGCTGCGACGGGGCACATAGCACGGTGCGGCACCTGACCGAGGAGACATTCCCCGGCGAAGCGGACCCGTATCCCTATCTGCTTGCCGACGTGGTTATTGATGGTGCACTGGAACCGGGGGACGCCTATTTTTTCCTGCATAACGACGGCGAATTGTTTCTATTCATTCTCAACGAGGGACGCCGTTTTGTCGTCGCCAACGTCGCCAAGGAGACCGACATCACCAAGGCTCCCACGCTCGAGCAGGTGCAAGAGTTGGTCACGCACCGGAGCGGGCATGATTTTCATCTTTCGGACCCACGGTGGCTAGCGCACTTTCACATCAATTACCGACTCGCTCCGCACTACCGGCATGGGCGAACTTTTTTGGCAGGAGATGCGGCGCACGTACACAGTTTGTTGGGCGGCCTGGGGATGAATACCGGCATCCAAGATGCACACAATCTTGCCTGGAAACTGGCCTTGGTCATGCGCGGCGACGCTCCGGCCGCTTGGCTGGATACTTATGAAATCGAACGGCGACAGGTCGCCGAAGATGTGATTGCCACGACCAAACTCGCCACGCAGAACGCGGAATTGTTTGCCGAACTTTCCTCCACGGACCGTGAAAAACTAGTTGCTCACATGTTCGTGCCGGAAGGTGAGAAAATGCGGGTCCGGAACCACGAAGAACAAATCGACCTCGACTATCGCTCCAGCCCCCTTTGCATCGAGCCGGAAGAGGGATTTGCACACGGCCCGCATCCCGGCGCGCGGGCAGTCGATTCGCCCATTTTTCTCGACGGCCAGCCCTGTCAGTTCTACGATTTATTGCGCAGCCCCAAACACTGTTTATTCCTCTACGCCCCAGCCTCCTCGCAAGGTTCTGTTTTATCCGAACTCACCACTGTCGCAGAGGCGGTTGCGCGTGACCATGGGCATTGGATTGCTGTCCACATCGTTGACGATTGGAATGGGGAGACCACGGTTCCGTCGAACGTAACTCGTATCGAAGATCCTCAACAAACGCTCCGTCAGCGCTATGGAATCGAATCGACCGGCATGTATCTCATCCGTCCCGACGGCTATGTCGCCTATCGCAGCTGGCGGTTGGACAGCATAGACGAATATCTCGCTCACGTGGTTTAA
- a CDS encoding PQQ-binding-like beta-propeller repeat protein, with protein MKQHLVFVSLALLSITQMGADWTQFRGSDANGISAEKLPVKFDISDGTNIAWTVDLPGRGLSGPIVIGDRVYLTASSGFRQDRLHVLCINAQTGATIWHRQFLATGRTMSHPKMCNATPQPASDGERIFAFFSSNDLICLDLDGNLQWYRGLTHDFPNASNSLGMASSPVVVGNQVVVQVENASESFATAMDVETGEQTWKIDRPVGNNWTSPTVLSGRTPDEKFVVLQSGENLIGYDPQTGQEVWKHAAECATIPSATVVGDMLYVPSQGLTALRYIPDSDAPEVVWQEQRLGPSTPSPIVYDGRVYTTNRAGVLRAGDATNGDMLWQLRLKGPFSGTPVIADGKMYLFSEKGLAQVVDLTGKKGKLVHSAEFVDTILCTPAAANGALYVRSDEHLWKITEKK; from the coding sequence ATGAAACAGCATCTCGTATTCGTTAGTCTGGCCCTGTTGTCGATCACGCAAATGGGAGCCGACTGGACGCAATTTCGCGGCAGTGACGCCAACGGAATCTCGGCTGAGAAACTGCCCGTAAAATTCGACATCAGCGACGGGACAAACATCGCTTGGACGGTCGATCTACCGGGCCGGGGACTGTCGGGACCGATTGTTATCGGCGATCGAGTCTATCTGACCGCCAGTTCCGGATTTCGCCAAGACCGGCTGCATGTGCTGTGCATCAATGCGCAGACCGGCGCCACGATTTGGCATCGGCAGTTTTTGGCGACGGGGCGGACCATGTCGCATCCCAAGATGTGCAACGCCACGCCACAACCGGCCAGCGATGGCGAGCGGATTTTTGCGTTTTTCTCTTCCAACGATCTCATCTGCCTGGACCTCGACGGCAATCTGCAATGGTATCGCGGATTGACGCATGACTTTCCCAATGCGAGTAACAGTCTGGGCATGGCATCATCGCCGGTTGTGGTTGGCAATCAAGTCGTCGTGCAAGTCGAAAACGCGAGTGAATCGTTTGCCACGGCGATGGATGTCGAAACGGGAGAGCAAACATGGAAAATCGACCGGCCGGTGGGGAACAACTGGACCTCGCCGACCGTGTTGTCTGGTCGCACGCCGGATGAGAAATTCGTTGTGTTGCAATCGGGCGAAAACTTGATCGGCTACGATCCCCAAACCGGCCAGGAAGTCTGGAAGCACGCAGCCGAGTGCGCGACGATTCCTTCAGCCACGGTGGTGGGAGATATGTTGTACGTGCCTTCACAAGGCTTAACCGCGTTGCGGTACATTCCCGACAGCGATGCACCGGAAGTTGTCTGGCAAGAGCAACGGTTGGGGCCATCGACGCCGAGTCCGATCGTGTATGACGGGCGCGTTTACACGACAAATCGCGCCGGGGTCCTCCGTGCCGGGGATGCGACCAACGGCGACATGCTGTGGCAACTGCGGCTCAAAGGACCCTTCAGCGGGACACCGGTGATTGCTGACGGCAAGATGTATCTGTTCAGCGAAAAAGGACTGGCGCAAGTTGTCGATTTAACGGGCAAAAAAGGAAAACTCGTGCATTCGGCAGAGTTCGTCGACACGATCCTCTGCACGCCGGCGGCCGCCAACGGCGCGCTGTATGTCCGCAGCGACGAACATCTGTGGAAAATCACTGAGAAGAAGTAA
- a CDS encoding phenylacetate--CoA ligase family protein, producing the protein MDRFEASRKKHLADVRGFSAEAIERLSWSRDRVLEEQTLRLRKIVAAAQQKSPFHARRLGHLEASTLEVGDLAKIPPMTKAEVMADWDDVVTDQRLKQDDVNAHLKRLLSGEETNAYYLDEYYAAATGGSSGKRGLFLWDWETFVVTANITTRMEARQDLAHPPVGPKRTAVVCAGSYVHASRLLFPSMVDPERDVLVLPANTAMRTMVERLNAFQPDRLIGYSSIVEELCAEALDGRLQINLHRISTNSEPLPQQARDMALQAWGINIHNQWGSVEIGVAGTEGNSYSGMTIAEDFLIFEPVDEHDQPVSDAAQADRLLVTKLYGQVMPMIRYELTDTVVLDGGPNPDAPGYRRITEVKGRADNWFVYRGDTKIHPMIFRSILGQEPHISEYQVQQTPAGARVLAMTHGDIPDDALKRALIRSLAEGGLTNADVSIEVVPDLPRHPETNKLRRFVPLS; encoded by the coding sequence ATGGATAGATTTGAAGCATCGCGAAAAAAACACCTTGCCGATGTGCGGGGTTTTTCTGCCGAGGCGATCGAGCGGCTATCATGGAGTCGCGATCGGGTCTTGGAAGAACAAACGTTGCGACTGCGAAAAATTGTGGCCGCAGCGCAGCAGAAATCGCCATTTCACGCGAGGCGTTTGGGCCATTTGGAAGCGAGTACGTTAGAGGTCGGCGACTTGGCAAAGATTCCGCCCATGACCAAGGCGGAAGTAATGGCAGACTGGGACGATGTTGTCACGGACCAGCGGCTGAAACAGGATGATGTGAATGCGCACTTGAAGCGTCTACTCTCGGGCGAAGAGACGAATGCATATTACCTGGATGAATATTACGCCGCAGCCACTGGCGGTTCGTCAGGCAAACGCGGATTGTTTCTGTGGGATTGGGAGACGTTTGTCGTGACCGCCAACATCACAACACGAATGGAAGCCCGGCAAGATTTGGCCCATCCCCCGGTCGGTCCCAAACGGACGGCTGTTGTCTGTGCCGGGTCCTATGTGCATGCCAGCCGGTTATTGTTTCCCAGCATGGTTGATCCTGAGCGTGATGTGCTCGTACTTCCCGCCAATACGGCCATGCGCACGATGGTTGAGCGGCTGAATGCGTTTCAACCTGACCGCCTGATTGGGTATTCCTCGATCGTTGAGGAATTGTGCGCCGAAGCTCTTGATGGGCGGTTGCAGATCAATTTGCACCGTATTTCCACCAACTCTGAGCCGCTGCCGCAACAGGCTCGCGACATGGCGCTTCAGGCATGGGGCATCAATATTCACAACCAGTGGGGCTCGGTCGAAATCGGTGTGGCCGGCACCGAGGGGAATTCATATTCAGGCATGACGATCGCCGAAGACTTTTTAATCTTTGAGCCGGTGGACGAGCACGATCAACCGGTGTCCGACGCTGCGCAGGCCGACCGGTTGCTGGTGACCAAATTGTATGGACAGGTGATGCCCATGATTCGTTATGAACTGACCGATACGGTGGTTCTTGACGGTGGCCCCAATCCAGACGCGCCAGGATACCGGCGGATCACCGAAGTCAAAGGCCGGGCAGACAATTGGTTCGTCTATCGAGGCGACACCAAAATACATCCCATGATTTTTCGGAGTATTCTCGGGCAAGAGCCGCATATCAGTGAATACCAAGTCCAGCAAACACCGGCCGGGGCGCGCGTCCTGGCGATGACACACGGCGACATTCCTGACGATGCTCTGAAGAGGGCGTTGATACGTTCACTCGCCGAGGGAGGGTTAACCAACGCGGACGTGTCCATCGAAGTTGTTCCCGACCTGCCCAGGCATCCTGAAACCAACAAACTGCGACGGTTCGTTCCGCTGAGTTAG
- a CDS encoding VWA domain-containing protein: protein MIHFLFPELFLLAIPVGFVYWRWARAPGLTGAFRVALLVLLLTALAGPEFNLGGKGLDVVVVIDRSRSMPPGADANIRELIGNLDSGRGVNDRLGIVTVGNRAAVEQILTQNEVDASFSQQVLIDGSDLNAGIDAALEMIDPQAQQRRPARILVFSDGEANGPSPTSAARRARELGIPVDYREFSVMRDGDVAVDSISLPEVVAPREPFQFSALVFADRDSAGTVELYRDGQLISSQQREFPSGMTRLLFRDLLDGGGLYRYDVKIATPGDPLPQNNLGTGVVRVDAGHKLLVLNADGMPDNLVRAFQSGKIDVDVMAAETHPLTLDSLDQYRAVVLENVPASQLGRLKMEHLAQFVEDLGGGLLVTGGQRSFGVGGYFNSPLDETLPVSMELRDEHRKTRVAIAIALDRSGSMSVPVKGGKTKMDLANLGTAECVKLLSAGDSVAVIAVDSSPHVIQPLTDVDNTEAIQARIRKIESMGGGIYVYDALVAAGDELMKAEQVTKHIILFSDAQDSEQPGDYKNLLKKFESAGITVSVIGLGNKSDPDAKLLEDIAKRGSGNVMFTTDPEELPRLFTEDTMSVARSSFIEKDPETQPAGIPARMLSDARLMGDLTAGAFPTVEGYNLCYLRPEATAAVVSQDEYVAPWSAFWYRGIGRSAAITIEVDGKFSGQFGTWEEYNDFLITHARWLLGGADPDDVYLTVDRQGQEAVVTLELDPERVDTRTFESPTLSAVLPGDDREEPLEIPFVWRGAHTLEARFMLTRTGTYHTIVKLGPQNFVRGPVVTLPYSPEHAPRSVSESGERILSNVAEMTGGTERIDALEIFNNPPRTAGMHPLAIWLLALGIVLLLVEIAGRRLSLWSKLAWAEEATAGGAGGWRSWLPKLPARAAKPKRKSAAPQRQQTAPQTTAPSPAAQKPVSSPASDDIFRQAKNRAKRRHND from the coding sequence ATGATCCATTTTCTGTTCCCGGAACTGTTCCTGCTGGCCATTCCGGTGGGATTCGTCTATTGGCGGTGGGCCCGTGCGCCAGGGCTGACCGGGGCGTTTCGCGTCGCATTGCTTGTGCTGTTGCTCACGGCATTGGCTGGGCCGGAGTTCAATTTGGGGGGCAAGGGGTTGGATGTGGTGGTCGTGATTGACCGCTCCCGTTCGATGCCGCCCGGCGCGGATGCGAATATCCGCGAATTGATTGGAAACCTCGACAGCGGCAGAGGCGTCAACGACCGGTTAGGGATCGTGACGGTGGGGAACCGTGCGGCTGTCGAGCAGATCCTCACCCAGAATGAGGTCGACGCATCGTTTTCGCAACAGGTGCTCATCGACGGCTCGGATTTGAATGCGGGGATCGATGCGGCCTTAGAAATGATCGACCCGCAAGCCCAGCAGCGGCGACCGGCGCGGATTCTGGTTTTTTCTGATGGCGAGGCAAACGGGCCTTCCCCAACCTCCGCCGCCCGCCGCGCGCGGGAGTTGGGCATTCCAGTCGATTATCGTGAATTTTCCGTGATGCGCGACGGTGATGTGGCGGTCGACAGTATCTCTCTTCCCGAAGTGGTCGCGCCGCGTGAACCGTTTCAATTCTCCGCATTGGTTTTCGCCGACCGGGATTCAGCTGGAACGGTGGAACTGTATCGCGATGGCCAATTGATATCGTCACAACAGCGCGAGTTTCCGTCGGGGATGACGCGGCTGTTGTTTCGCGATCTGTTGGATGGAGGCGGGCTGTATCGTTATGACGTCAAAATTGCTACCCCGGGCGATCCCTTGCCGCAAAACAATCTGGGGACCGGCGTGGTGCGGGTCGATGCCGGGCATAAGCTTTTGGTGCTCAATGCCGACGGCATGCCGGACAATCTGGTTCGCGCCTTTCAAAGCGGCAAAATTGACGTTGATGTCATGGCTGCCGAAACGCATCCGTTGACGCTCGACTCGCTCGACCAATACCGCGCTGTCGTGTTGGAAAACGTGCCTGCTTCGCAGCTTGGTCGGCTCAAAATGGAGCACTTGGCGCAGTTTGTCGAGGACTTGGGGGGCGGATTGCTCGTCACGGGGGGGCAGCGGAGCTTCGGTGTCGGCGGTTACTTCAATAGTCCGTTGGATGAAACCTTGCCGGTCTCGATGGAACTCCGCGACGAGCATCGCAAAACGCGGGTTGCGATCGCGATTGCCTTGGATCGCAGCGGCAGTATGTCGGTGCCGGTCAAGGGGGGCAAAACCAAAATGGATTTGGCCAATTTGGGAACGGCCGAATGCGTGAAACTGCTCTCAGCCGGCGATAGTGTTGCCGTGATCGCCGTCGACAGCTCGCCGCATGTGATTCAACCGCTCACTGATGTGGATAATACCGAAGCCATCCAGGCCCGTATTCGCAAAATCGAGAGTATGGGGGGCGGGATTTATGTCTACGACGCACTCGTCGCCGCCGGGGATGAATTGATGAAGGCCGAACAGGTCACCAAGCACATCATTTTGTTTTCAGACGCACAAGACAGCGAGCAACCGGGCGATTACAAGAACCTGTTGAAGAAATTCGAATCAGCGGGGATCACGGTCAGTGTGATTGGTTTGGGAAACAAGAGCGATCCTGACGCGAAACTGCTGGAGGACATCGCCAAGCGGGGCAGCGGGAACGTGATGTTTACGACCGATCCCGAAGAATTGCCGCGGCTCTTCACCGAGGACACCATGTCGGTGGCGCGGAGCAGTTTTATCGAAAAGGACCCAGAGACGCAGCCAGCCGGGATTCCCGCGCGGATGTTGTCCGATGCCCGGTTGATGGGGGATCTGACCGCCGGCGCGTTCCCCACTGTCGAGGGATACAACCTGTGCTACCTGCGACCCGAGGCGACGGCGGCGGTGGTTTCGCAAGATGAGTATGTGGCACCCTGGTCGGCGTTTTGGTATCGCGGCATTGGTCGCTCGGCGGCGATTACGATCGAGGTGGATGGCAAATTCTCTGGGCAGTTCGGCACGTGGGAGGAATACAACGATTTTCTGATCACCCACGCGCGGTGGCTGTTGGGTGGGGCGGATCCAGACGATGTCTATTTGACCGTTGATCGTCAGGGGCAAGAAGCGGTGGTGACGCTCGAACTCGATCCGGAACGTGTGGATACTCGCACGTTTGAATCGCCCACGCTCAGTGCTGTGCTGCCTGGGGATGATCGTGAAGAGCCGTTGGAGATCCCCTTTGTTTGGCGGGGGGCGCACACGCTCGAGGCGCGGTTCATGCTCACGCGAACGGGGACGTATCATACGATCGTTAAATTGGGACCGCAGAATTTTGTGCGGGGCCCGGTTGTGACTTTGCCCTATTCGCCCGAACATGCGCCGCGTTCTGTGTCAGAAAGCGGTGAGCGGATTTTGAGCAACGTGGCGGAGATGACCGGCGGGACCGAGCGGATTGATGCGCTGGAGATCTTCAACAATCCCCCCCGCACGGCCGGCATGCATCCGTTGGCGATTTGGTTGTTGGCGCTCGGAATTGTCCTGTTGCTTGTGGAGATTGCCGGTCGGCGGTTATCGTTGTGGTCCAAGCTGGCCTGGGCGGAGGAAGCCACCGCCGGGGGAGCAGGAGGCTGGCGGTCCTGGTTGCCGAAGTTGCCGGCACGGGCGGCGAAGCCCAAGCGAAAATCTGCGGCTCCACAAAGACAACAAACAGCGCCGCAAACGACTGCGCCCTCCCCGGCAGCACAAAAACCGGTCTCGAGTCCGGCCTCGGATGATATTTTCCGCCAAGCCAAAAACCGAGCCAAACGCCGCCACAACGATTGA
- a CDS encoding class I adenylate-forming enzyme family protein — translation MPITGPPLEKPVLLADILKIGLESNPDAAAIVSSDRSWTWRELDAASRRLAANLLALGLKPGDRAASLMPNRTDLMIYYLACFKAGLVATPLNYRYQAPEIDHALEVTGASILLAHAERDADLALSQLAGQLPLGRITYAAEDDRRNFEELLITEPTVMDLPSPAADAAAFIFFTSGSTGKPKGVTHTHETFGWMLASAIAGFEFVPEDIFLPASSISHIGASLFSLAGLAAGIRIDVAHAIIGEEVLALLANTRPTMLCMLPAALFALVRDHGADHEHFQSLRVCFAGGDKVSAELEREFVELAGIEIDETYGMSEIGLATINPVSGKNKVGSIGRLAPGFAASIRDEQGREVPVGTDGRLWIQSRSNTIGYWNRPDATAETIVDGWLDTGDVVRVDEEDYLWFDGRQKQIIIHDGSNICPQEVEDSLVEHPAVESAGVVGIHDTVHGENVRAYITLTAGTERPTVAELIQFSRARVGYKAPEEIVVLDEMPLNATGKIDRASLKRMAESRSLQSTK, via the coding sequence ATGCCGATCACCGGACCTCCGCTGGAAAAACCCGTTTTACTCGCGGACATTTTGAAAATCGGTCTGGAGTCCAATCCCGATGCGGCGGCGATTGTTTCCTCTGACCGGAGTTGGACGTGGCGTGAACTCGATGCGGCAAGTCGACGGTTGGCCGCCAATCTGCTGGCCCTTGGCTTGAAGCCGGGAGACCGAGCAGCTTCGCTCATGCCCAATCGGACCGACCTGATGATCTATTATCTCGCCTGTTTCAAAGCAGGGTTGGTCGCCACGCCGCTGAACTATCGTTACCAGGCGCCGGAGATTGACCACGCGCTCGAGGTGACCGGTGCTTCGATCTTGTTGGCGCATGCGGAGCGGGATGCTGATCTGGCACTCAGTCAATTGGCAGGACAATTGCCGTTGGGACGAATCACTTATGCGGCAGAAGACGACCGCCGGAATTTCGAAGAACTGCTGATTACAGAACCGACAGTGATGGACCTCCCTAGCCCGGCAGCCGATGCAGCGGCGTTCATCTTCTTTACCTCAGGAAGCACCGGCAAACCCAAAGGGGTCACGCACACGCACGAGACATTCGGTTGGATGCTGGCCAGCGCCATCGCCGGTTTTGAATTTGTTCCCGAGGATATTTTCCTGCCCGCCTCATCCATCTCGCATATCGGCGCTTCACTGTTTTCGCTGGCCGGCTTGGCCGCCGGGATTCGTATCGACGTTGCGCATGCGATCATCGGGGAAGAGGTTTTGGCGCTCCTGGCAAACACGCGACCGACAATGCTCTGCATGCTGCCGGCGGCGCTGTTTGCGTTGGTTCGCGACCATGGCGCGGACCACGAACATTTTCAATCGCTCCGTGTCTGTTTCGCCGGCGGCGACAAAGTCTCAGCCGAGTTGGAACGAGAATTTGTCGAGTTGGCCGGCATCGAAATCGATGAGACCTACGGCATGTCAGAAATCGGTTTGGCGACGATCAATCCGGTGTCGGGAAAAAATAAGGTCGGCTCCATCGGACGGCTCGCCCCTGGGTTTGCCGCATCGATACGGGATGAGCAAGGCCGTGAGGTGCCGGTAGGAACCGATGGGCGGTTGTGGATCCAATCGCGCTCCAACACGATCGGCTATTGGAACCGCCCCGATGCCACAGCAGAAACCATCGTCGATGGCTGGCTCGATACGGGCGACGTGGTCCGTGTTGACGAAGAGGATTACCTGTGGTTCGACGGCCGCCAAAAGCAGATCATTATCCACGACGGTTCCAACATCTGCCCGCAGGAAGTCGAGGACTCTCTGGTTGAGCATCCGGCCGTCGAAAGCGCCGGGGTTGTCGGTATCCACGACACCGTGCATGGCGAAAACGTCCGTGCCTACATCACCCTCACAGCAGGCACCGAGCGGCCGACGGTGGCTGAGTTGATCCAGTTTTCACGGGCGCGCGTCGGTTACAAAGCGCCGGAGGAAATCGTGGTGCTCGACGAAATGCCGCTGAACGCGACGGGAAAAATCGACCGCGCCTCACTGAAACGGATGGCTGAGTCTCGCAGTCTGCAGTCCACGAAATGA